The following proteins are co-located in the Solea solea chromosome 21, fSolSol10.1, whole genome shotgun sequence genome:
- the znf668 gene encoding zinc finger protein 668 has translation MASPQPGSPPPAEQIKQDKESQEDEAESEDQPVKKRGRGRPPKAKAPFQCSTCPKAFRIRSALQRHELAAHATDHEQQHACSQCTKTFTSKAQLSKHERTHSSQRPFQCPNCHKAYKTPTELRNHSRSHTGEKPFICTECGKAFMQAICLRIHMTQHSGARPYCCRQCSKSYPTLSKLKVHMRSHTGEKPYFCAECGKSFADPSVFRKHRRNHQGHRPYACDKCGKTYTEFKDLKNHERSHTGEKPYLCSDCGKAFSRSSSLACHQRIHSQNKPYQCEQCGKCFTQLSSYQPHLRTHSGEKPFLCPQCGKMFSDPSSFRRHQRAHLGFKPYPCDKCAKRFRQPADLAVHERVHSGERPYKCQSCDKAFVASWDLRRHMLVHTGLKPFSCTECDKSFAERSSLNKHRRVHSGERPFKCKECQKSFVVSSSLRKHEKTHLAEQTEQQQQQQQQQQQQETEAGSASGFTTHTTLPQFSCTHCDATFGTWDEVQTHESLHSMDATAPTVTKLVPLCSHVCETCQAEFAQLADLQEHEKQHPKPRPHVCTSCGKGFLNKSGLRKHQKIHSTNKPHSCSHCGKAFLFAAYLRKHLRTHGDASQPAQHISDLHIIHTDPLPSPPPPSEDSPSTVEASAVPLTVPVPVPASAFQTLPEYLVKEEGL, from the coding sequence ATGGCCTCTCCTCAGCCTGGCAGCCCACCTCCTGCAGAGCAGATAAAACAGGATAAAGAGAGCCAGGAAGATGAGGCAGAGTCAGAGGACCAGCCTGTGAAGAAACGTGGTCGAGGAAGGCCTCCAAAAGCCAAAGCTCCCTTTCAATGCTCTACATGCCCAAAGGCTTTCAGGATCCGATCAGCGCTGCAGAGACACGAGCTTGCGGCACATGCGACGGACCATGAGCAGCAACACGCCTGCTCTCAGTGTACCAAAACATTCACCAGCAAGGCTCAGCTCTCGAAGCATGAGCGCACTCACTCGTCCCAGCGCCCCTTTCAGTGTCCCAACTGTCACAAGGCTTACAAGACCCCCACGGAGCTACGCAACCATAGCCGCTCTCACACTGGGGAGAAACCGTTCATATGCACAGAGTGTGGGAAGGCCTTCATGCAGGCGATATGCCTGAGGATCCATATGACACAGCACAGTGGAGCGCGTCCTTACTGTTGTCGTCAGTGCTCTAAGAGCTACCCCACCCTCTCCAAACTGAAGGTGCACATGCGCTCTCACACTGGAGAAAAGCCCTACTTCTGCGCCGAGTGTGGTAAGAGTTTTGCCGATCCCTCTGTGTTCCGAAAACATAGGAGGAACCACCAGGGCCATCGGCCATACGCCTGTGACAAGTGTGGGAAAACGTACACAGAGTTTAAGGACCTGAAAAACCACGAGCGCTCCCACACTGGAGAAAAGCCATACCTGTGCTCTGACTGTGGAAAAGCCTTCTCTCGCTCCTCCTCTCTGGCCTGTCATCAGCGTATTCACTCCCAGAATAAACCGTATCAGTGTGAGCAGTGTGGCAAATGCTTCACCCAGCTTTCCTCCTACCAGCCTCATCTCCGCACTCACTCTGGCGAGAAGCCCTTCCTCTGTCCACAGTGTGGCAAGATGTTTTCTGACCCGTCCAGTTTCCGTCGCCACCAGCGAGCACACTTGGGTTTCAAGCCCTATCCCTGCGATAAGTGCGCCAAAAGGTTCCGGCAGCCGGCTGATCTGGCTGTGCATGAACGTGTTCACTCTGGAGAGCGGCCTTACAAGTGCCAGAGCTGTGACAAGGCCTTTGTGGCGTCTTGGGATTTGCGGCGCCACATGCTTGTCCACACAGGACTCAAGCCTTTTTCTTGCACCGAGTGTGACAAGTCATTTGCAGAGCGCTCCAGTCTCAACAAGCACCGGCGTGTGCACTCCGGAGAAAGGCCTTTCAAATGTAAGGAGTGTCAGAAGTCATTTGTTGTGTCCTCCAGCCTGCGCAAACATGAGAAAACTCACCTAGCTGAGcagactgagcagcagcagcagcagcaacagcagcaacaacaacaggagaCAGAAGCAGGATCTGCTTCAGGCTTTACAACCCACACAACTCTCCCTCAGTTCTCTTGTACACATTGTGATGCTACATTTGGAACCTGGGATGAAGTTCAGACCCATGAAAGTCTTCACTCCATGGACGCCACCGCTCCGACTGTTACCAAACTTGTGCCGCTGTGCTCGCACGTCTGCGAAACCTGCCAGGCAGAGTTTGCACAGCTGGCAGATTTACAGGAGCACGAGAAGCAGCATCCCAAACCGAGGCCTCACGTCTGCACGAGCTGTGGCAAAGGCTTCCTCAACAAATCTGGACTACGGAAACACCAGAAGATCCACTCCACCAATAAACCTCACAGCTGTTCCCACTGTGGCAAAGCCTTTCTGTTTGCTGCCTACCTTCGCAAGCACTTACGGACTCACGGAGATGCTTCACAACCCGCCCAACACATCAGTGACCTACACATTATTCACACAGACCCACTTCCTTCCCCTCCGCCACCAAGCGAGGATTCCCCCTCCACGGTTGAAGCCAGCGCCGTTCCCCTGACGGTTCCTGTACCTGTACCTGCGTCTGCCTTTCAGACTCTGCCAGAGTACCTGGTGAAGGAAGAGGGACTTTGA